GATGAGACCATTCTACACTTAAGCAACTTAAAAGGCagttttactttctcatggatCATTTCTGTCAATTTGAGACATAAGGTTCAGAAATTGGATCTAATAACTAGCATTTCATGCTCACTACAAGAAACTTACGAAGCAACGCTTTGTCATTTGGACTTTAACAAATTAATTAGCGTGACATATTTGCCTCTTCAATTTGTCTCCATAGCGATTGTGCTTATAGAAGGGCAAAAGGACAAATAAGAAAATCATTACACAAAATTTTATGATGTTTAACAAATAGTTGTGACGATATGCAAAGACTAAAATGAAATAGAAAGAATTAATTGAATATTAAATGTCAATGTGAAAattgaaaggaaaaaaaaagacgcaagaaaaaaaaatagcactCTAAACTATAGCAGTAAAGAAATAAAGTATTTCCTCTTTTCTTTCAATGCTGCAGCCAAAATTTCAACAGGAAAAAATTCTGTTAGGTTCTCCAGCCTGTGAAAAGCAATGTTAAAAGAAGAGAACCTTGTATGTACTGTACAATCACGACCAATGCTTGATTTTATCTTCTTCGATAATCTGCATGAAGGAAGCTCTCAAATGGTGTTCCTGTGAGAGCCTTTTGGATGTCATCCCAATTTTCAACCAGATTAGACAAAGAACCTTTGTGAATCTTCACTTGGCGGCTCTTTAGTTCCATTCGCGGAACCTTTAAAAAATCTTGAACATCTGTAAGTTTCTGCACACATgcaaaaataatataagaaagaACAACAAAAGTCATGATCAAACTATAGTGATACTCAGTATTCTGACATAGCAGATCAAGCTCAGTCATGTATATTGAGTAAAGATTGCTTACAGTGCGGTTTTTGACTACATCCTCGTAGTAAACAATCATATGCCTGGTACTCTTGAAGTACTCCAAAGCTTTGGTTGTTGTCTCTTCTACTTGTTTCAAGTTGGGTATCAGCAATGTTGCATTAACTGTTGGCTTGTACTTCGCCAGTATGTCTGCCTGAAAACCATTGGAAAGATGAGTTAAAAATCTTGGAAgtgtgtgtgtatgtgtgtgtgggtgagagagagagagagagagagagagagagagagagagagagagggagacctCAAGGGGAGAATGTACATGGGACTTGTGTGTTCCATTCAGTAACTTGACTTCTCTATCATAAGAATTTGCGAGAACTGAGATCATCCTGCGCAAAAGATTTCTACGAAAGAGAAAGATTGCAGTAACACCTCGACTTTCAAAATACTTCACTATTTCCTTGTGATGCTGCATCAAACCCTGcaaatatttttcaattaggcCAAAATCTCTTCTTCTATGCAGAACAAAACATTACATTCAGTTGTGAGCCTCATGAAACGCAAGTGTGAAGGAGTCCTCACAGAATGATCCCAGAATGTGCACTAGTATTAAGAGTGATTttccaaacttttttttttaaatcattttttcttttctatcaatAAATTGATGCCTTAACGTTTATGCATTTAATGATTTAGAACTTCTCAGACACGATCACACGAAGACCTATTTGGTACAGGATAAGGGTCCTTTTGGTGCACCATTATACACCATAttgtataatattaaatataattgtattatatgtcaTATTCTTTTTATAAAGTACTATATTTGATATTGACttgtatgtttatatatatttatatatatgtgtataaatcaaaatttaacaatattattgtataaaaatataatatacaagacagtttaatataatattatataatataataggaTCTAATACGCTGTACCAAATGAACCCTCCAGTGAACACAAGGTCATAATAGGAACTTGAAGGGGGTCGGACAAGATGCTTTTTATTTTACACAAAGTTGCAGTTGTTTAACTTAAGGGTTGGTTCCTAAATTTAAATTGTTAGGGATCAGAGAGCAGAAATGAATAGAACTTATAGCGGGGTCTAATCAAATTTGTAAGGAAAAAGTATAGTTAGTTTCTCATATAACCAAAAGCATTGAATTACATCCACTTccaaaaaattcaaaacaaCACAAGATGAAATCGTTTGATATGTCATGTAGCCAGCCACATTTTCCCTACCGAAAAACCGAGAAAAACAAATCTAACATGTCCTGGTTATTCAGACAACAGCTATCTATAAACTAGGCATGCATGTCAAAGCAGGTGAAAAACACAAATGTCTCAAGCTTCTTCAACGTGCAGTGTCAGAAAATTAGATATGATGTACATTTGCTACTAGTTGCACTAAAATCTAATGCTTTGTTTTTTAAACAAACTAAATAATTGTGCAACCAAGGCAAATAGCACATGGTAAATAAGAAGTCAAATTTCTAGAGCATATATTCACCTGATTAAGCATCCACTTTAACCCTACTGCAGCTGTACACTCATTCTTTGAGGCACTACTAAACCAGTCTAGATTGTAAATTCTATCCAAAGTCTCCACAATGGTTGAGATGTTACTTCTCCTAACTTTGACGGAGAATACCTCCCCATTTGAGCTAATGTTAGTATGGTTATTCAACAATGTTTCAAACCACCCACTTCCAGACCTCTGCATTGATAAAATGGCGAAATATCGCACAGGATTGCATGCGCATTCAGCCCTGAAATACATGACAAATCATGTAATTGTCTTTCAAATGAAATCAAGCCCAAAACCCAAAACTAATAAACAGCTTTATACCTGCTATAATTCTTGGGTTTGGGGTAGTGCACAAGAGGAGTTTCCAAGGATTCAATATTCGGTTCTTGACAAGGCTTTTCAATCACCTGGAGGTTCAAATATCCAACCTTGTTCCGGGTGCTAACTTGCTTCAGACAAATGGAGCATATATATACACCACACACCATTGCAAATACCAATACAATCATCCTCAACACCAATGGAGATTTCTTGGGCGCCTTTATCAGTAAAACATCCTGAAATTCTCTAAATTTAGCTTATGTGAAGGGAGGAAAACATACAAGGACAGAGACAATAAAACCCACATGGGGTATCAACTTATTTGTTTTCTCACAAAGGCCAAAATTGGATGAGCCGATCAGATTAACCATAGCAGAGTTAGAAAAAGCAAATCACATGACTATTGGCACAAGAAGCAGCAAAATTTATAcacataaacaaataaaattaaaaaagaaaagacaaaATAAAGTGCAATATGTTTCAGCTTAAGTTACTAAACTTTTGATTCcgtacaaagaagaatcaaccTACGAGAAACTAAATCAGACGACATGGCAACTACTATACATATCAAAATAGtgggaaaaaataaatattataaataagaaaTCTTCATCTAGAATATACTATCAAATGAAAGCCGAAAAAACAGGAAAAATATTGTTTGATTAATCATAACCCAGATCCGATATTTCACATGCAACCCCATTAAAATATAATCTAAGGAAAAAGAAATGGCAAACGACAAGAGGCAAGAATCATATATATAcaagaaacaaaaaaattgtatatagaGAAAGACTAAAAGGTAGACCTTGGTGAAGAAAAATAGATCGTCAGCCATGGTCACGAAGCTTAAAAAGGACACCAACGAAAAGGCATTGGGCAGCTCagattcttcttcttccttccttctttctctttctttttctcgtacttcttttttttttattttttttgttgttgttgttggctTTAGTTTTTCTCTCTACTGCACTAATCCATAAAATTCAAACccaaaatatgaagaaaaagaaaaatgaaaagagaAATAGTGAGGGAGAGAAACTTTATTTGATGGGTTTTTCCcttttactatttttatatatttactatttttctattgaggaaaaaaagaaaaaacaaatgaaAAGGAACAGAATGATTAGATGCTTCCATCGACCGTTGCACGCCTTTCTTTgagtttataatatataatggtTTCATCTGAGATTCTTCGCAATCCAAGCGAAAAGGAATCCACACGAACGAGAAAGACGAAGTAGGACTTTGCCAATGATACAAGCCGTCGTTTTCTGGTTTTCCCAACAATATTTACGACGTTATCCTTGACAATTTGCCACACAATTTTTGCCAAAATCCCATaattttttcagaaaaaaaaataaaaagaaactttcaaagatataaatttttggTCCTTTATTTTATTGAAGAAATTATACTGTATTCAAGCTTTATTTTACTACAATcttcttttaaaagaaattttacTAAATTGATGTTACCTGAAAATATacgtataattaattttttttaattaggttgtGATGTTAAATGCAAtacatatatgtttaattttttttaattaagtaatctaacttttttatttttaaatgagatttgagattttgatctTTAAAAAAGCTACATTAATGTGTTACTTAGATATGATTATAAATacgtattttttaaatttttaaaattttcttaattagtTAATGTATTTGATAATACAAATATGGTAATTTACTATATTCTTAACCAAAACTCACATAATCAAATTTAAGTGTGTCTGTATATAGGTTGGATTCGTAAATTTGATATAAACGTTTTTTATTCCTAAACTTTACGAAAAATATAGTGTGTGAATCGGTTTACCAAATGGAAAATAATCAATTCCTTATTACAAccattttcattaaaaatataaaataaataatagtaaagttaaaaatatggttaaaatatttataactagTAAACATCCCGCGTTTTGCGgcggatatataaaatattttaaattatatataaaaaataaattgtgtattttaattaataataattacttaataaaattatatcaaaattttaactttactgttaaaaaatttgtgacataaatacttaaaatattatatttattgctaataaataccaaaatttgaaaaatagtaacatAAATCTACATTTacggtttaatttttattcagaTGTGTATGTTAAGTTCtgggttcgaattttatttgagtgTCTATATATAGGTTGAATTTGTAAATTTGATATAAACGTTTTTTATTCCTAaactttacaaaaaatatagCGTGTGAATCGGTTTaccataactaaaataaaaagcaATCAATTCCTTATTACaactattttaatttaaaatataaaataaataatagtaaagttaaaaatatggtcaaaaatatttataatattttaaatttaaatttctttacataaaatatttacataattttttttattttaattcaaagttaaaccaataaatttaaaaatatgattaaaaatatctataatattttaagtaatttaaatttctttatataaaatatctacataatttttatttttaattgtatataataatattataaaattaataaagaatattctgttaattaATAGGATACTCTATTAAAGTTAACGTAGAAACCCCAAAAgtatcgttaaaccaagaattctgttacatagccacactttatatagaataaatatgttttaatttttacctttatttttatattttttttttaagatatactcacttttatagatgatgtcccAATTATACATGTTAACGCAAATTTTCGTTAACTATATTTGAGCCTAAATTGTGATAAACTTGCACagaaaataaaaacagtaaagaaaaaAGTAAGAACTTGAAGGTTTTTTTACGTGATTTTGCAATTAAAATTATGTATAgcccacgagtcaatcttattagatttctgataCAGTTTTAGGGCCTTTTCTCTTATGAATTTTTTCGTACCTTTTTCAGTCTAACTTGcccctatttataattacataggaGTGCAGTTCATTACAGTGTTGTCTGATATTTTACAACAAGTATCCCCTGAAATCATGGGATTTGATCACATTCCACGTAAAATATGTGTGGTTAATATCTAAAAATCACACAGCTGTGATTGATCCACTTTTATTTGGTCAATATAAACGTGTATTAAATACGTTACAAATCGTATCGTTTTGGGACATCGCGCTGGGAATATAGCAACAACAACCCTGGTATCAAGCCAGAGCTTTTCCCACACCTTTCCGAGGTTAATAATGTGAGCCTCGTCATTTATGCTATTGAAGTCATAACACTCCATCTGACAATTGCAGTTCTTCGCGACAAAGTGAACTTCAGTAGCcaacatcatttgaatgtcagcTTCTATCCGAGAGAACTGACTTGACAGAGCTGTGAATCTCACTAAAAGATGTCTGGAGTTGACTAGTGAAGATACCACAAGCGCGCCTTCCTATAGCGAGATGGACGCCTCGCTATTAGTTGTATGGGTTTACCTGATtattatacttagtttgtatacggtatattatacgctaagtgtcTTATCGGCCATTGTATCTCGTCTTCTAATGCGTAGCGAGGTTGACGCCTCGCCTTGTACATCTGAAATTGTATGATTTCTCACTAATGCACGAGGCAACAGTTTGCATATCTTTATCTCGCCTAAGATTTTTCAATCAGTCGAGTTATAAATATACTCTGTCAATTTCGCATTTAACGAGTTATTCTATTTCAAATATAATCATCATTACGTGTGTTGATTTGTATTCTTCCCAGTTTCACACGTGTCCTCCTCTGATTGCTAGCCAAATTTCGAGTATAACAATACCCCTTAAATTAATGTAAACTAGAAAATAAACCGCGATTTGCATGCAGTGTAAGGGTGAgcaaaaaattcaagaaaccgaccaaaccgagtgAATCAACCGTTTGAACaccgaaaaaattaaaaactgaaaaaaccGCCTTCGGTTAAAACTGCCTTAACACGGTCGGTTTTAGTGTCAATGACAAACTGACCGATTAAACTGAGAACCGActgaacatatatattatacactgtatataatataattattttttgtacatatttaatagggtaaataccatgttggaccctgtgttttgtaaaaattatcaattggaccctctgttttgttaaatgacaaaatagaccttatatttttcaaattagtaaaaatatgatcctgagctcaatttttaataattttatttttttaatacaacaaactttaagataatttataatacggacagatacagaaaatataactaattttgtcataacatctctagatcagattattattaggttttattttgacaaaaaatcagtttaggGTCCTAtctatacaatttttgaaaatacagggtctattttttcatttaacaaaacagatggtccaattggttacttttgcaatacacagggtccaaaatgaaATTTAccctatttaatatataattttattaaactagttttacttcttatcttttttatttaaagtctcaattattcattattttattttattataatttgatgtatttacatattatatacacacaattacaaaataatattagttttttaatataactcattaccatattagcagcacaaataatttgaacaaatttaaaaaaaaaaatatattttacattatttatttaactaaaaaagttttgttcttaaattatatgatatttgatacaatactctaattttttttagttttcaaataattatagaaaattttaagacttattttttttaaaaaaaaaaaatgaagcttgaaccgaccaaaccgtggattaaaatagttaatttttttacatttatataatggtcggtcggttttcatagttataatctaaaaatcaaaaaccaaaatttgaattttttaatgtaaaaaattGATTAAGTCGATCATTGCTTACCCTTAGTGCGGtgtattttatttagtaataattatttaattttagtaattttcttaattgaaaattaaagttGTAGGATTtaaaatcataataaaattttatgaaacttaaaaaGATCATTGATAACAAAAAGGAACCCACAATCATTGatacacaaaaattaaaaatcctaaaattatattaatttaagataCATAATTCAATTATCTGTCAACGACTTTTCTTATGATAGAATATGCCAAGACTCAATAGAAGAGAGATCCATGTACAAAAAAGACATGTTACAAATATGACCTTTGCTTATGAGATTCAACATTTACGTGTAAttcttgtatttatttattttttttttttttggacaaagtgattagaatcactcatgaatttacgacgcaGACGTCTgccac
Above is a genomic segment from Cannabis sativa cultivar Pink pepper isolate KNU-18-1 unplaced genomic scaffold, ASM2916894v1 Contig3, whole genome shotgun sequence containing:
- the LOC133033180 gene encoding uncharacterized protein LOC133033180, which translates into the protein MADDLFFFTKDVLLIKAPKKSPLVLRMIVLVFAMVCGVYICSICLKQVSTRNKVGYLNLQVIEKPCQEPNIESLETPLVHYPKPKNYSRAECACNPVRYFAILSMQRSGSGWFETLLNNHTNISSNGEVFSVKVRRSNISTIVETLDRIYNLDWFSSASKNECTAAVGLKWMLNQGLMQHHKEIVKYFESRGVTAIFLFRRNLLRRMISVLANSYDREVKLLNGTHKSHVHSPLEADILAKYKPTVNATLLIPNLKQVEETTTKALEYFKSTRHMIVYYEDVVKNRTKLTDVQDFLKVPRMELKSRQVKIHKGSLSNLVENWDDIQKALTGTPFESFLHADYRRR